The Candidatus Delongbacteria bacterium region GTGTTGAGTGGTATGTTCCAAAATGGAACTAACCACTTGCTCATCCAGTTCGCCGCTTTCAAAAATATTTCTCAGGTGTTTGGTGATAGCTGGTCTCTGGACATCAAAGAGCTCTGCCATCATTTTTTGTGTAAGCCATATGGTTTCGTTTTGGAAGATAGTGTCTATTTTGACTGCTCCGTCTTCGGTTTTGTAGAGGATGATTTCGGATTGGTTCAAACGGTTGACTCCAAAGATCCTTTATATATTACATCGCTATTTTCCATTCTATCTACTTCTTTCTGTCTTTGCGTGGTATTGCCTATATCGTTCTTCGGTTTACGACTCCAGGGAGCTTACAGGGTTAGCTTATGCGTGTGAAGCTTTAGCTGAACCGCTAAGCGGGTCCGACTCGGTTAGCGAGCTGAGTGTCGGAAATCGTTTGTTATCTGACGTTAACTCGACAAGTTTAATCAACACCAAAAAATATTCGCTTTATAAATTCCTTCTCTGGAACCATTAACTCATCAATTCGATCTATTACTTTGGCTTTATCATATTCAACATTCTTTATTATTACATCATATGAATTATCATGAATTTCGACTAAAGCATATGTAGAAGTATTTCCTTTCGTTGCCCCAGCCGAACTCAAGTTAACATATCTGACTCCATCCTTATCAATCTCATCACTCCCATTATGTTGATGACCAAAAAAATATATATCAGCGTCAGTATTGGTAAATCTCAACCGATCTATCTTCTCATCAAAATTAATGAACCACTTAAACTTCCCATTTTCTATGATAAACGGATAATGACAAAGATGAATCTTAACTCCTTCAGTATCCAATTCAATTTCATAATCTAAATTGCAAATTGTTTCATAATAAGCGTCTCCCATTACTTCCGCAACCCATTTCTGATGTATAAGTTCTCCACTTGGTACGTTGGTAGTGCCTGTATTCACAATATCTGTATAATAAATTTCATGATTACCTTTGAGTGGAATAATCTTATTACTCAAAATAAAATCCATCGTTAATTTAGGTTCAGGACCAATTGCAATGGCATCACCTAAATGATAAATTTCTGAAATTCCACGGGATATAATATCACTATAAATAGCCTTCAATGCTTCAATATTACCATGTATATCTGTAAAAACTGCAAATCTTCTCATACTTATTCCTCCTCGGAACCGAGAGTTAATGTCACATAACACCTGTATACACGCATTGCGTGTATTCTCCTAATATATCCCCTCTTAATGGCGTGTAGCCATTTTCATTAGGCTTTAATTGAGGAATATCATGCAATATCTTATGGCGTGTAGCATCCCAATTTTGTATTATATGTATTACTCTAATCATCTCCGTCAAGTCTCTACCTTATTCAAACTAGATCCAAGTGAGTCTATAGACTGTGTAAAAGTATAACTTCAAAGCCACTCTTTTCTCATCACCAACAACCACATCACCAACCATAATCTCTTTCAAAACGATATCCAATATTTCCAATGATCAAATTCAATTTTACTATCAGATCCACATTTTGTCAACGATAATTTTTTTTAAAAATTTACAATTTAATTTATATAATGTGTTTCTAAAAACTCCTAAATCAACAAGTTCTTTCAAGTCTTTTAATGCTGATCGATCAGATACATTGTCAAGTTCCTGAATAATTACATTTGTCACTGTATGGTTTCCTTTAAATATTTTATTGCTCAGAAAACAAAACTGACTATGGACAAATTGTTAAGCGTAGTATAATAATAACTCACATTTCCAAGTTCAAATTACTGATGCTAAACTGAAAATTTAAGACGAGATCTTAAATTTAGATAACATTTTTTCTAATACTACTTTTGATGACAAAAGTAGCAAAATCCTAAGCTTTTTAGAAAAGCTTAACCAAAACCAACATCCATCAAAAAAGCATTTTCGTCTGCATCACATTCAATCTGGCAAGTACCCCAGATTGAACCAGCTTCACTAACCTTGCGGTTAAAATTCCGCTTGTGATAGTAATTATTTCTTTCTTGATACAATTTATCCCCAAGTGATTAGCTAATTTTAGATCTCTTTTGGTTTAAATAACTTATCAAAGCTTCCAAAAATAACTTTGATTTCCTTAGGTTTTTTCCGATATATCAATAATAATCTCTTAAATTAGTCAATAAAATATCAATATATCATAACTCTTTTCTCAGGTGTATAACCAGCCTCTTTTATACAATACTCCATCTCATCAATTGTCATTCTGAAATCTACACCTGCAGCCTTTACAACATTTTCTTCAATCATCAAAGATCCAAAATCATTTCCTCCAAACTCCAATGCTATCTGAGCTATTTTGCTTCCCTGTGTTACCCATGAGACCTGAATATTTTTAAAATTATCTAAATAGATTCTAGATATAGCTAACATCTTCAAGTATTCATGTGCTGTAGCTTTGGCAAGCTTATTATTTGCATTTTTCAATTGAGTATTTTCAGGTTGAAAACTCCATGGTATAAAAGCAGTAAATCCTCCAGTTTTATCTTGAAGTTCTCTTAATCTTTCAAGATGTTCAATTCTTTCCTCTATAGTTTCCACAGATCCAAACATCATAGTTGCAGTGGTTCTAAGTCCAATCTTATGTGCTGTTTCCATAACTTCCAACCATTCAGAAACAGAACATTTATAACCACTCATATAAGCTCTCATTCTATCTGTCAAAATCTCAGCTCCTCCTCCAGGAATTGAATCGAGTCCATATTTTCTTAGTTTCTGAAGGACAAACTCAATACTTTTCCCCTCGATCTTCGTAATATGAATGATTTCTGGTGGTGATAGACCATGTATCCATATATTATAATTTTCTTTAATATACCTGAAAAGCTCCTTGTAATAACTTAAACCCAAATCAGGATGAAGTCCTCCTTGTAATAAAATCTGTACGCCACCTAATTTTTGAGTTTCTTTTATTTTTTCACCAATCTGATCAAAACT contains the following coding sequences:
- a CDS encoding metallophosphoesterase family protein; the protein is MRRFAVFTDIHGNIEALKAIYSDIISRGISEIYHLGDAIAIGPEPKLTMDFILSNKIIPLKGNHEIYYTDIVNTGTTNVPSGELIHQKWVAEVMGDAYYETICNLDYEIELDTEGVKIHLCHYPFIIENGKFKWFINFDEKIDRLRFTNTDADIYFFGHQHNGSDEIDKDGVRYVNLSSAGATKGNTSTYALVEIHDNSYDVIIKNVEYDKAKVIDRIDELMVPEKEFIKRIFFGVD
- the mqnC gene encoding dehypoxanthine futalosine cyclase; amino-acid sequence: MDFEFLYNKILEDKRILFNEVIWAYDNLSLPELGMLASIVRRRKNPESKVTYIIDRNINYTNVCVAGCKFCAFYRKKGDNESYVLSFDQIGEKIKETQKLGGVQILLQGGLHPDLGLSYYKELFRYIKENYNIWIHGLSPPEIIHITKIEGKSIEFVLQKLRKYGLDSIPGGGAEILTDRMRAYMSGYKCSVSEWLEVMETAHKIGLRTTATMMFGSVETIEERIEHLERLRELQDKTGGFTAFIPWSFQPENTQLKNANNKLAKATAHEYLKMLAISRIYLDNFKNIQVSWVTQGSKIAQIALEFGGNDFGSLMIEENVVKAAGVDFRMTIDEMEYCIKEAGYTPEKRVMIY